A window of Aurantibacillus circumpalustris genomic DNA:
TTTTCATCACTAGATAAACTCCAACCACAATCAGCGTTACACCTACAAACCGCGTAGTATCAATTAAGCGGGTAGCAACATTAAACAAACCAAAGTGATCTATCACTACCGCAAACAAAATTTGTCCGGTTACAATAAAACCAATGGCTGTACCAACGCCAATGCGTGGAACCAAAATTGTAATCATCACCACATACGTGGCAACAATTAATCCTCCGAAATAGCCATAAATAGGAGCGTCCACTAATTGCTGCGGACTTGGCATTGCCACTCTGGAAATGAGCACAAATACTATCATTCCAACCAAACCGACTAAAAAAACCATTAAGCCTGTTATGGATGCATTACCAATACTTTTGCTAAACGCCGCGTTGGTGGCAGCCTGAATAGGAATGAGCGCGCCGGTAATTAACGCTAAAACGAGGTAGATTAAATTACTTTTCATGGGCTTACAAATTTTAAATCCTTAACAAAAATAAGTGATTTTAAAATTTGAAAACGAAATTATGTTTCTGAAGATATTTGCCAATTAACAGAAATTTCCTGCCAATAAACAAAGCACAAGGTGGAAACCTTGATTCAGTTTTTTATATTTATACAACTTTAGAACCTCCAATACACATGAAAAAATTTACAATTTTTTTCTACTTAATGTTTCTGGCCAGCTTCTCAGTGTGGTCAACTACTACACCAGAAATTAATAATCCTTCAAAGCAATTAAGTTTCCAGGAAAACAAAGGACAGGTGAGTGACCAAAATTCACGACCGCGACCAGATATTTTATTTTCAGGGAGAACCGCCGGAATGAATTTTTATCTGGCAAAAAACGGTATCTCATACCAATTACAACGGGTAGATAGCTGGAAAAAGTGCAAGAGTCCATTACAGAGATTCAATCCCTCTTCATCTGAATTAAAAGTTCCTGCACAAACAACTGTTTACCGTCTTGATATTGCTTGGGTGAATTGTAGCAATCCTGTGCAGATTGAAAAAAAAGAGGCCTTAAGTGGTTACAATAATTATTATCTGGCTTCTTGTCCAGATGGTGCACTTAATGTGAAGAGTTATACTAACTTACTTTATAAAGAAATTTATCCCGGCATTGATTTAAAATGGTACGAGAATAGCGGAAATTTAAAATATGATTATTACGTTTCGGCAAATAGCAACTATAAAAATATTCAACTAGAATATAAAGGAGCTGATAAAATTTATGTGAATGACAAGGGTCAATTAATCGTTGAAACACCTTTGGGGATCATTAAAGAAGAAAAACCTTTAGTGTTGCAAAACAATAAAAAGTTAAACGCGACCTGGCTTGTAAAAGGTAATACTGTTTCTTTTAATATTAAAAATGTTGACTCTTCTCTTCCCTTAATTATTGATCCCATGGTAAGATTATGGGGAACGTATTACGGTGGCACAGGTGACGACCAGACTTTCCATGTAACCAACGATGCTGCTGGAAATGTTTTTATGTCTGGCTGGACAACCTCTTC
This region includes:
- a CDS encoding DMT family transporter, whose protein sequence is MKSNLIYLVLALITGALIPIQAATNAAFSKSIGNASITGLMVFLVGLVGMIVFVLISRVAMPSPQQLVDAPIYGYFGGLIVATYVVMITILVPRIGVGTAIGFIVTGQILFAVVIDHFGLFNVATRLIDTTRFVGVTLIVVGVYLVMKK